From Streptomyces sp. NBC_00775, one genomic window encodes:
- a CDS encoding DUF2293 domain-containing protein: MAPIATPPHRTGLLVIQPLKKRHCVECGTGPLALLVLEEGAPRCLDCADLGHLVFLPRGDTALTRRSREGSALSAVVVRFNRRRSRYERQGVLVEEAALALAEERCLADAEARRRRRARDARRREAEDLRFTDAFAREIHRLFPGCPAERARAIAAHASVRGSGRVGRSAAGRALSEAAVTAAVRAAVRHADTPYDQLLMSGVPRYEARRRIAASVEARLWEWRDKLTARA, from the coding sequence ATGGCACCGATCGCAACTCCCCCGCACCGCACTGGACTTCTCGTGATCCAGCCGCTCAAGAAGCGGCACTGTGTCGAGTGCGGGACCGGGCCGCTGGCGCTGCTGGTGCTGGAGGAGGGGGCGCCGCGGTGTCTGGACTGCGCGGATCTCGGGCATCTGGTGTTCCTGCCGCGAGGGGACACCGCGCTGACGCGGAGGTCGCGGGAGGGCAGTGCGCTGTCGGCGGTGGTGGTGCGGTTCAACCGGCGGCGGAGTCGGTACGAACGGCAGGGTGTCCTCGTAGAGGAGGCGGCGCTCGCCCTGGCCGAGGAGCGGTGCCTGGCGGACGCGGAGGCGCGGCGGCGCCGCCGTGCTCGGGACGCGCGGCGGCGGGAGGCGGAGGATCTGCGGTTCACGGACGCGTTCGCGCGGGAGATACACCGGCTGTTTCCCGGCTGTCCGGCCGAGCGGGCGCGGGCGATCGCCGCTCACGCCTCGGTGCGCGGCAGCGGGCGGGTGGGGCGCAGTGCCGCGGGCCGTGCGCTGTCCGAGGCCGCGGTGACCGCGGCGGTTCGTGCCGCCGTACGGCACGCGGACACTCCGTACGACCAGCTGCTGATGAGCGGTGTGCCGCGATATGAGGCGCGGCGCCGGATCGCGGCCTCGGTGGAGGCGCGGCTCTGGGAGTGGCGCGACAAGCTCACGGCGCGCGCGTGA
- a CDS encoding uridine kinase, with the protein MGPVRLEAITWERLGDLLADRLLGLKPDDGSPWPRIAFDGSPAARPGELAHRVSEALRIRGRPSLVVGTEGFLRPASLRLEYGHQDVEAYYDGWFDTSALWREVFGPLEAGGNGRVLPDLWDPATDRATRSSSVQLPPGGILLLHGPLLLRHWFPFDLSVHVLLSPGALRRRTPEAEHWTLPAFERYENEVDPGATADVLVRADDPRRPAWNG; encoded by the coding sequence ATGGGCCCTGTGCGACTCGAAGCGATCACCTGGGAACGGCTCGGCGACCTCCTCGCCGATCGTCTGCTCGGCCTGAAACCGGACGACGGCAGCCCCTGGCCGCGCATCGCCTTCGACGGATCCCCGGCCGCTCGCCCCGGCGAGCTCGCGCACCGCGTCTCCGAGGCGCTGCGCATACGCGGCCGGCCCTCGCTCGTCGTCGGCACGGAGGGCTTCCTGCGTCCGGCGTCGCTCCGGCTCGAATACGGCCACCAGGACGTCGAGGCGTACTACGACGGCTGGTTCGACACCAGCGCCCTCTGGCGCGAGGTCTTCGGCCCCCTCGAAGCGGGCGGCAACGGCCGTGTCCTGCCCGACCTCTGGGACCCGGCCACCGACCGCGCCACCCGCAGTTCCTCCGTCCAACTCCCGCCCGGCGGAATCCTGTTGCTGCACGGACCCCTCCTTCTGCGCCACTGGTTCCCGTTCGACCTCAGCGTCCACGTACTCCTCTCCCCGGGCGCCCTCCGTCGCCGTACTCCCGAGGCCGAGCACTGGACCCTCCCCGCCTTCGAGCGCTACGAGAACGAGGTGGACCCGGGCGCCACGGCCGACGTCCTGGTGCGAGCCGACGATCCGCGGCGCCCGGCGTGGAACGGCTGA
- a CDS encoding PPOX class F420-dependent oxidoreductase, with amino-acid sequence MTLSADNPASFDDSVRALLDGKNFASVATLGPGGAPQNSVVWIKREGDTVLFSSTAGRQKVRNLQRDPRISLSVFDLANPYTSVEIRGTAEILPDDAKRLPYELSHKYLGIDPPAEKDDEVRVIIRVVPRKIVGFSV; translated from the coding sequence ATGACACTCTCCGCCGACAATCCGGCCTCCTTCGACGACTCCGTTCGCGCCCTCCTCGACGGCAAGAACTTCGCCAGCGTCGCCACCCTCGGCCCCGGCGGCGCTCCCCAGAACTCGGTGGTCTGGATCAAACGCGAGGGCGACACCGTCCTCTTCTCCTCGACCGCGGGACGCCAGAAGGTGCGCAACCTTCAACGGGACCCCCGCATCAGCCTCTCTGTCTTCGACCTCGCCAACCCCTACACCTCGGTCGAGATCCGCGGCACCGCCGAGATCCTCCCCGACGACGCCAAGCGCCTCCCGTACGAGCTCTCGCACAAGTACCTCGGCATCGACCCTCCGGCGGAGAAGGACGACGAGGTCCGCGTGATCATCCGCGTCGTCCCGCGGAAGATCGTCGGATTCTCCGTCTGA
- a CDS encoding CBS domain-containing protein, with protein sequence MTTAGDIMHRGAQWIPAHETLDRAAQLMRELNVGALPISDENERLCGILTDRDIVVGCVAMGRDPARVTAGEMAQGTPRWIDSGADVGEVLQEMKGHQIRRLPVIENKRLVGMISEADLARHLTDEQLAAWVEGVYAMSATT encoded by the coding sequence ATGACCACCGCCGGAGACATCATGCACCGTGGTGCCCAGTGGATTCCCGCCCACGAGACCCTGGACCGCGCCGCCCAGCTGATGCGCGAGCTCAACGTAGGCGCCCTGCCCATCAGTGACGAGAACGAACGGCTTTGCGGCATCCTCACGGACCGCGACATCGTCGTCGGCTGTGTGGCCATGGGGCGCGACCCCGCACGGGTCACCGCGGGCGAGATGGCCCAGGGCACACCGCGCTGGATCGACTCGGGCGCCGACGTCGGCGAGGTGCTCCAGGAGATGAAGGGCCACCAGATCCGCCGGCTTCCCGTGATCGAGAACAAGCGGCTCGTCGGCATGATCAGCGAGGCCGACCTGGCCCGGCACCTGACGGACGAACAGCTCGCCGCGTGGGTCGAGGGCGTCTACGCGATGAGCGCGACGACCTGA
- a CDS encoding magnesium and cobalt transport protein CorA, producing MSMAGNLRKVTALGAVGGLRKVARLTRRRARVDLSHPARSPLGSAVVNCVAYQDGARVPGGRDLVDTVERIRKSDEGFVWLGLHEPTAREFAGIAELFDLHPLAVEDAVEAHQRPKLERYGETLFAVFKTVCYVEHKELTATSEVVDTGEIMVFVGHDFVITVRHGRHGSLGPLREELESDSLQLSKGPAAVLHAIADHVVDDYVNATDSVQGDIDQVEADVFAENGARTDAGRIYQLKRELLELKRAVVPLARPVQELATRPIRVVDPEIQAYFRDVSDHLLRVTEQIAAFDELLNSILQAHLAQVTVAQNEDMRKITAWAAVIAVPTMVCGVYGMNFDNMPELHWRFGYPIVIGVISLACLVLYRGFRRNGWL from the coding sequence ATGTCCATGGCAGGGAATCTGCGGAAGGTCACGGCCCTCGGCGCGGTCGGCGGCCTCCGCAAGGTGGCGCGGTTGACGCGGCGGCGCGCCCGTGTCGACCTGAGCCACCCGGCCCGGTCTCCACTGGGCTCCGCGGTGGTGAACTGCGTGGCGTACCAGGACGGCGCCCGGGTCCCCGGCGGCCGCGATCTGGTCGATACCGTGGAGCGGATCCGCAAGAGCGACGAGGGATTCGTCTGGCTCGGGCTGCACGAGCCGACGGCCCGGGAGTTCGCCGGCATCGCCGAGCTCTTCGACCTGCACCCCCTGGCGGTCGAGGACGCGGTGGAGGCCCATCAGCGCCCGAAGCTGGAGCGGTACGGCGAGACGCTGTTCGCGGTGTTCAAGACGGTCTGCTACGTCGAGCACAAGGAACTGACGGCGACCAGCGAAGTGGTGGACACCGGCGAGATCATGGTCTTCGTCGGGCACGACTTCGTCATCACCGTGCGGCATGGACGGCACGGCTCCCTGGGCCCGCTGCGCGAGGAGTTGGAGTCCGACTCGCTCCAGCTCTCCAAGGGACCGGCCGCGGTGCTGCACGCGATCGCGGACCATGTGGTCGACGACTATGTGAATGCCACGGACTCGGTCCAGGGTGACATCGACCAGGTCGAGGCCGATGTGTTCGCCGAGAACGGAGCACGGACCGACGCGGGCCGCATCTACCAGCTCAAGCGTGAACTCCTTGAGCTGAAGCGGGCCGTGGTCCCGCTCGCCCGTCCGGTCCAGGAGCTCGCGACTCGGCCGATACGGGTCGTCGACCCGGAGATACAGGCCTACTTCCGGGACGTCTCCGACCATCTGCTGCGGGTCACCGAACAGATCGCCGCCTTCGACGAACTGCTCAACTCGATCCTGCAGGCGCACCTCGCGCAGGTGACGGTGGCGCAGAACGAGGACATGCGGAAGATCACGGCATGGGCGGCGGTCATCGCCGTGCCGACGATGGTCTGCGGGGTGTACGGCATGAACTTCGACAACATGCCGGAACTGCACTGGAGGTTCGGCTACCCCATCGTCATAGGCGTGATATCCCTCGCCTGCCTCGTCCTGTACCGGGGATTCAGGCGCAACGGCTGGCTCTGA
- a CDS encoding methyltransferase domain-containing protein, with amino-acid sequence MTRSDGYLLDNRQTEAGQRFDAFATLFDPTTFRHIERFGIGSGWRCWEVGAGGTSVVSWLAKKVGPTGRVVATDIDTSWAASAARPPVEVRVHDVGAEEPPGEGFDLVHARLVLVHVPDRERALRSMVKALRPGGRLLVEDGDPALQPLLCPDEYGPEQQLANRLRQGFRGLLAERGADLAYGRKLPRLLREAGLNGVEADAYFPVTSPACADLESATIRQIRDQLVTAGLATHQDIDRHLANVATGSMDLATAPMISAWGRKG; translated from the coding sequence ATGACGCGATCCGACGGGTATCTCCTCGACAACCGGCAGACCGAGGCGGGACAGCGCTTCGACGCCTTCGCCACTCTCTTCGACCCCACGACGTTCCGGCACATCGAGCGCTTCGGCATCGGGTCCGGCTGGCGCTGCTGGGAGGTCGGCGCGGGCGGCACGTCCGTGGTGTCCTGGCTGGCCAAGAAGGTCGGCCCGACCGGACGGGTCGTCGCCACCGACATCGACACCTCGTGGGCGGCCTCCGCGGCCCGCCCGCCGGTCGAGGTCCGTGTCCACGACGTGGGTGCCGAGGAGCCGCCGGGGGAGGGCTTCGACCTCGTGCACGCCCGGCTCGTGCTGGTCCATGTGCCGGACCGGGAGCGGGCGTTGCGATCGATGGTCAAGGCCCTGCGGCCCGGCGGCCGGCTCCTCGTCGAGGACGGCGACCCCGCGTTGCAGCCTCTCCTCTGCCCCGACGAATACGGCCCGGAGCAGCAGCTCGCGAACCGGCTGCGCCAGGGCTTCCGCGGTCTGCTCGCGGAGCGCGGCGCCGATCTCGCGTATGGCCGCAAACTCCCCCGCCTGCTCCGCGAGGCGGGGCTGAACGGTGTGGAGGCCGACGCGTATTTCCCCGTCACCTCGCCCGCCTGCGCCGACCTGGAGTCCGCGACGATCCGTCAGATCCGCGACCAGCTCGTCACCGCGGGCCTGGCCACCCACCAGGACATCGACCGCCACCTGGCCAACGTAGCCACCGGCTCCATGGACCTGGCGACGGCACCGATGATCTCGGCGTGGGGGCGCAAGGGGTAG
- a CDS encoding carbohydrate kinase family protein has translation MSGTDHGGAGRDTGALAGALLVVGDVVTDVVARHRGPLAAGTDTAAAIRTVPGGAGANVACWAAHRGCADVRLLGRVGAEAAAWHERELAACGVRPLLVVDPEAPTGTVICLVDTGASAERTFLTDSGASLRLEPDDWSPALLDGVARLHLSGYLFFSEPSRALVSVALESARARGVPVSLDPASAGFLTELGVDRFLELAEGVDVLLPSRDEAYLLTGLPDPADAAAKLSRHVPLVVAKQGVDGALVARSGTVRARVPAVPATPRDTTGAGDAFTGAFLAALLAGAEAEEAAEEGCGAGAMAVERIGGRPPVGI, from the coding sequence GTGAGCGGGACGGATCACGGGGGCGCCGGGCGGGATACGGGGGCGCTTGCGGGCGCTCTGCTCGTCGTCGGAGACGTGGTCACCGACGTCGTCGCCCGGCACCGGGGGCCGCTCGCGGCGGGCACCGACACGGCCGCCGCGATCCGCACCGTGCCCGGCGGCGCCGGCGCCAACGTCGCGTGCTGGGCGGCTCATCGGGGCTGCGCGGACGTACGGCTGCTCGGCCGGGTGGGGGCGGAGGCGGCCGCGTGGCACGAGCGCGAGCTCGCGGCCTGCGGTGTACGTCCCCTGCTCGTCGTCGATCCGGAGGCGCCGACCGGGACGGTGATCTGCCTGGTGGACACGGGCGCTTCGGCGGAGCGTACGTTCCTCACGGACAGCGGGGCCTCCCTGCGGCTCGAACCCGACGACTGGTCACCCGCTCTGCTCGACGGTGTCGCGCGACTGCATCTGTCGGGCTACCTGTTCTTCTCCGAGCCGAGCCGGGCACTGGTGTCGGTGGCACTGGAGTCGGCACGCGCGCGTGGCGTGCCGGTGAGCCTGGATCCGGCGTCGGCGGGGTTCCTCACCGAGCTCGGGGTGGACCGCTTCCTCGAACTCGCCGAGGGCGTCGACGTCCTGCTGCCCAGCCGGGACGAGGCGTACCTGCTGACCGGGCTGCCCGATCCCGCGGACGCCGCGGCCAAGCTGAGCCGCCATGTGCCCCTGGTCGTCGCCAAGCAGGGCGTTGACGGGGCCCTCGTGGCCCGTTCCGGAACCGTCCGGGCGCGTGTCCCGGCCGTGCCCGCGACCCCTCGCGACACCACGGGCGCCGGCGACGCCTTCACTGGGGCGTTCCTCGCCGCCCTGCTCGCGGGCGCGGAGGCCGAGGAGGCGGCGGAGGAGGGCTGCGGAGCGGGGGCGATGGCAGTGGAACGGATCGGGGGAAGGCCACCGGTGGGCATCTGA
- a CDS encoding pseudouridine-5'-phosphate glycosidase: MIVVSEEVREALDARRPVVALESTIIAHGLPRPRNLQVALELEDVVRREGAVPATIAVLDGQPHVGLDKEQLERVANEDGIRKLGHRDLPLAVAAGASGATTVSATALLAARAGVRVFATGGLGGVHREWTVTQDESADLGLLARTRITVVCAGVKSILDVPATLQRLETLGVAVAGYGTERFPGFYLSDSGHPVDWTLESPGQVADVMRAQDALDAPESALIVANPVPEEEQLDPALHARVLADALHACEAEGVTGQAVTPFLLDYLVRHTDGASLSANLAAVRGNVRLAGRIAAAWAGA; the protein is encoded by the coding sequence GTGATCGTGGTGTCCGAAGAGGTACGGGAGGCGCTCGACGCGCGCCGGCCGGTGGTGGCCCTGGAGTCGACGATCATCGCCCACGGGCTGCCGCGCCCGCGCAATCTGCAGGTCGCGCTGGAGCTGGAGGACGTCGTACGGCGGGAGGGTGCCGTCCCCGCGACGATCGCCGTGCTCGACGGGCAGCCGCATGTCGGTCTGGACAAGGAGCAGTTGGAGCGGGTCGCGAACGAGGACGGGATCCGCAAGCTGGGGCACCGCGATCTGCCGCTCGCGGTGGCGGCCGGTGCGAGCGGGGCGACGACCGTGTCCGCGACGGCGCTGCTGGCCGCCCGCGCGGGCGTACGGGTGTTCGCGACGGGCGGGCTCGGCGGGGTGCACCGGGAGTGGACGGTGACGCAGGACGAGTCGGCCGACCTGGGCCTGCTGGCGCGTACCCGGATCACGGTGGTGTGCGCGGGTGTGAAGTCGATCCTGGACGTGCCGGCGACGCTGCAGCGCCTGGAGACACTGGGTGTGGCGGTGGCCGGGTACGGCACGGAGCGCTTCCCCGGCTTCTATCTGTCGGACTCGGGACATCCGGTGGACTGGACGCTGGAGTCCCCCGGGCAGGTGGCGGATGTCATGCGCGCGCAGGACGCGCTGGACGCTCCCGAGTCGGCGCTCATCGTCGCGAACCCCGTCCCCGAGGAGGAGCAGCTCGATCCCGCGCTCCACGCGCGCGTGCTCGCCGACGCGCTGCACGCGTGTGAGGCGGAGGGCGTGACCGGGCAGGCGGTGACGCCGTTCCTGCTCGACTATCTGGTGCGGCACACCGACGGCGCCTCGCTGAGCGCCAATCTGGCGGCGGTGCGCGGCAACGTACGGCTCGCGGGGCGGATCGCGGCGGCCTGGGCCGGGGCGTGA
- a CDS encoding VOC family protein translates to MTDNSPRLDHVVLWVRDPVASADFYEKAVGLEPLKVTEFAAGKASFPSARLNEETIFDLMPLPMAAYMNMVPGGADSAGHPVNHVCLSLQEGDFDALRARLEERSVPLSGFSYDSYGARGLAKRSFYFRDPDGNVFEARHYE, encoded by the coding sequence ATGACGGACAACTCGCCACGTCTCGACCATGTCGTCCTCTGGGTACGTGATCCGGTCGCCTCGGCCGACTTCTACGAGAAGGCGGTCGGACTGGAGCCCCTGAAGGTCACCGAATTCGCCGCCGGAAAGGCGTCGTTCCCCTCGGCGCGCCTCAATGAAGAGACCATTTTCGACCTCATGCCCCTCCCCATGGCGGCGTATATGAACATGGTCCCCGGAGGCGCCGACAGTGCCGGTCATCCGGTCAACCACGTATGCCTGTCCCTCCAGGAAGGCGATTTCGACGCGCTGCGGGCACGTCTGGAGGAGCGGTCCGTCCCGCTCTCGGGCTTCTCCTACGACTCCTACGGCGCCCGCGGACTGGCCAAGCGCAGTTTCTACTTCCGTGACCCGGACGGGAACGTCTTCGAGGCGCGGCACTACGAGTAG
- a CDS encoding cupin domain-containing protein, which produces MTTNTQPTPSFAVHIPDAELEPEPLDPAQIVSGDPVVTGKVLWESADGKQLRGIWQITPGVVTDTEANELFVVVSGRATIEVEGGDVIEVGPGDAAILREGDRTTWTVHETLRKAYHISL; this is translated from the coding sequence ATGACCACGAACACCCAGCCCACCCCGTCCTTCGCCGTGCACATCCCCGACGCCGAGCTCGAACCGGAGCCCCTGGACCCGGCCCAGATCGTCTCCGGCGACCCGGTCGTGACCGGCAAGGTGTTGTGGGAGTCGGCTGATGGCAAGCAGCTGCGCGGTATCTGGCAGATCACGCCCGGCGTGGTGACCGACACGGAGGCGAACGAGCTCTTCGTCGTCGTCAGCGGCCGCGCCACGATCGAGGTCGAGGGCGGCGATGTCATCGAGGTGGGACCCGGCGACGCGGCGATCCTGCGCGAGGGCGACCGCACCACCTGGACCGTGCACGAGACGCTCCGCAAGGCGTACCACATCAGCCTCTGA